GCGGCGGCGGGCCGCGGCCAGCTCCGGGGACTCGCTCCCCGCGGGGGCACCGCCGGCGAGGTCCTCGGACTCGGCGGTCGGTTCCGACACCGGCTCCAGGCCGGCGAAATCGGCCTGCCGGGGCAGGAACAGGTCCGCGTCGGCCAGGCCCAGCAGCGAGGGCGCGTCGGAGGCGTCGCGCGCCTCCTGGGCCGCCCAGAACGCGCGCGCCTCCGCCAGCTCCCGCTCCCGCTCCTCGGCCAGCGCCTCGGCCACGGCCGCGCGTATCTGCTCGGCGTCGGCGGTGGTGCGGGCGGCGGGCAGCAGCGCGCGCAGGGCGGCCGCCTGGTTCTCGGCGAGCTGCGCCTGCAGCTCGCCGAGCTGGCGGCGCAGTCTCAGCACGGTGCGCAGGACGGCGACGCCCACGGCGCCCGTGGCGGCCGTGGTGAGCAGCAGGGCGATCGGCATGGCGCTCACTGACGTACTCCCAGGTTCAAAGTCGACCCCGACTTCCTACATCAGCTTGAAGGGCGGACTGACCGCCTGTCAGTGCGTAACGTCACGAAATGGGCGGGATTTTGATCGCGCCGTTTCCGGGTTCGCGGCACTGACCTGCGAAGACGCCCCCGGCGAGGGAGATAGGTCACATCCTGGGGGAGATTGGATCACAAAACGGCCCGGAAATCGGGCGTTGTCCGGTTTCCGGGCCGCTTCCTGACGTACGGTGGCCGGTTGGCTACCGAAGGTGGGTCAGCTGAGGCGCTCGATGACCATCGCCATGCCCTGGCCGCCGCCGACGCACATCGTCTCCAGGCCGAACTGCTTGTCGTGGAACTGGAGCGAGTTGATGAGCGTGCCGGTGATGCGGGCGCCGGTCATGCCGAAGGGATGACCGACGGCGATGGCGCCGCCGTTGACGTTGAGCTTGTCCAGGTCGATGCCCAGGTCCTGGTAGGAGGGGATGACCTGGGCGGCGAAGGCCTCGTTGATCTCGACCAGGTCGATGTCGCCGACGGTCAGGCCGGCCCGGCCCAGCGCCTGCTTGCTGGCCTCGACCGGGCCGAGGCCCATGATCTCCGGGGACAGGCCGGAGACGCCGGTCGACACGATGCGGGCGAGCGCGGTGAGGCCCAGCTCGCGGGCCTTGGTGTCGGACATGATGACGAGCGCGGCGGCGCCGTCGTTGAGCGGGCAGCAGTTGCCGGCGGTGACCAGTCCGTCCGGGCGGAAGACCGGCTTGAGGCCCTGGACGCCCTCCAGGGTGACGCCGGGGCGCGGGCCGTCGTCCTTGCCGACCACCGTGCCGTCGGGCAGGGTCACCGGGGTGATCTCACGGGCCCAGAAGCCGTTCTTGATGGCTTCCTCGGCGAGGTTCTGCGAGCGGACGCCGAACTCGTCCATCTCCTGCCGGCTGACGCCCTTCCAGCGGGCGAGGTTCTCGGCGGTCTGGCCCATCGCGATGTAGGCGTCCGGGACGAGGCCGTCCTCGCGCGGGTCGTGCCAGGTCGTGCCCTCCTGCTGGGCGACGGCGGCGGTGCGGGCCTCGGCCTCGGCGAAGAGCGGGTTGTGCGTGTCGGGGAGGCTGTCGGAGTTGCCCTTGGTGAACCGGGAGACCATCTCGACGCCGGCCGAGATGAAGACGTCGCCCTCGCCGGCCTTGATGGCGTGCAGCGCCATGCGGGAGGTCTGCAGCGAGGAGGAGCAGTAGCGGGTGATCGTGCAGCCGGGCAGGTGGTCCATGCCCATCTGCACGGCGACGATGCGGCCGAGGTTGTTGCCCTGCTCGCCGCCCGGCAGGCCGCAGCCCAGCATCAGGTCGTCGATGTCCCGGGGGTCCAGCTCGGGGATCTTGGCGAGCGCGGCCTGGATGACGGTCGCGGTCAGGTCGTCCGGGCGCAGGTCCTTGAGGGAGCCCTTGAAGGCGCGGCCGATGGGGGAGCGGGCGGTCGAGACGATGACGGCTTCGGGCATCACGGCTCCAGTGGCGTGCGAGGTGTGGGCGGACCGGTTGGGAAGTTACCCGGCCGTAGGCTTCCGGTCACCGGTGTTGCGGTGTGACACTCACCGCATCTTACTAAGCGCTTGCTTTTTCGTGTCGGTCCGGGGGCCCCGCCGCAGGAGCGCCGCCGCACCCTCCGGCCGGCCGGGCCGGAGGGGCGGGTGCCGGTCACGCCGGCCGGGTCGCCGGCTCGGCCTCCGGCACCCGGCGCCGGCGCCTGCGCTTCAGCAGGGCCCACGGACCCCGCGGCCCCGTCGGCATCGCCGCCGTCACCTCCGTGCCCGCCTCCGAGGCGGCCTCCGCCGCGGCGCGGGCGACGGGCAGGAACCCCTCGCGGCGGGACGCGTCCGGCCGCTCCTCCTCCGCCGGCCACAGCCCCAGCGCCGCGCACACCGTCGGCAGCACCGCCATCGCCGCCGTGGCGTACCCCTCCGCCGAGGGGTGGTAGCTGTCCGGCCCGAACAGCTCCCGCGGGTTCGCCGCGAACTCCGGGCCCAGCAGGTCGCCCAGCGACACGGTCCGCCCGCCCTGCCCGACCACGCCGATCGTCTGCGCCGCCGCCAGCTGCCGCGAGGCCCGCCGGGCCAGCCAGCGCAGCGGCTGCCGCACCGGCTCGATGGTGCCGAGGTCGGGGCAGGTGCCCACCACCACCTCGGCACCGGCCGTGCGCAGCCGCCGTACCGCCGCCGACAGGTGCCGTACCGAGCGCGTCGGCGGCATCCGCTGCGTCACGTCGTTCGCCCCGATCATGATCACGCAGACGTCCGGGGCGGGCGCGGGGGAGGACAGGACCAGCGCCACCTGGCGGTCCAGGTCGTCCGACCGGGCCCCCGGCAGGGCGACGTTGCGCAGTTCCACCGGGCGTTCGGCCACCGCCGCCAGTCCCGACGCGAGCAGCGCGCCCGGTGTCTGCCCGGCCCGGTGCACGCCCTGCCCGGCGGCGGTGGAGTCGCCGAGCATGGTCAGCCTCAGGGGCGGTTCGCCGGGGGTGTCGTACCCGTGCCCGTAGACGCCGTCGGCCGCCGGTACCCGGCCGCCGCCGTTGCCCACACGGCGCCGGGCCTGCCTCAGTTCGGCCAGCAGCAGGCCCACCGCGGCCGCGCCGGCCAGCCCGGCCCCGCCGCCCCCGTAAGCCGCTCCGGCTGCGATGCGCCGGGCCACCCGCGCCCTCGACGTGCTCGTCATGCCTGCCCGCCACCTCCTCGTAGCCGTACACCCACTCCTTGCCCCGTACCGACCGTGCGTCAATCCCAACGGGGAGTGAACGCCCGTCCCGCGCCGTGCGGGGGCCTTAGGCTGGCGGGACCACCACGACCACATTTTTTGCAAGCAACCGGAGACAACGGTGCGATTCCACGACTCGATGATCAGCCTCGTCGGCGACACCCCGCTGGTGCGGCTCAACAACGTGACCAAGGGCATCCAGGCGACCGTCCTGGCCAAGGTGGAGTACTTCAACCCGGGCGGTTCCGTGAAGGACCGCATCGCCCTGCGCATGATCGAGGCCGCCGAGCAGAGCGGGGAACTGAAGCCGGGCGGCACCATCGTCGAGCCGACCAGCGGGAACACCGGTGTGGGCCTGGCCATCGTGGCTCAGCAGAAGGGCTACCGGTGCATCTTCGTCTGCCCCGACAAGGTGAGCACCGACAAGATCAACGTGCTGCGCGCGTACGGCGCCGAGGTCGTCGTCTGCCCGACCGCCGTGGCGCCCGAGCACCCGGACTCCTACTACAACGTCTCCGACCGCCTGGTCCGCGAGACCCCCGGCGCGTGGAAGCCCGACCAGTACTCCAACCCCAACAACCCGCTCTCCCACTACCACTCGACCGGTCCCGAGCTGTGGGAGCAGACGGAGGGGCGGATCACCCACTTCGTGGCGGGCGTCGGTACCGGCGGCACCATCTCCGGCACCGGCCGCTACCTGAAGGACGCCAGCGACGGCCGGGTCCAGGTGGTCGGCGCCGACCCCGAGGGCTCCGTCTACTCCGGCGGCTCCGGCCGGCCCTACCTCGTCGAGGGCGTCGGCGAGGACTTCTGGCCCAGCGCCTACGACCGGGCCGTCGCCGACGAGATCGTCGCGGTCTCCGACAAGGACTCCTTCCAGATGACCCGCCGGCTCGCCAAGGAGGAGGGCCTGCTCGTCGGCGGTTCCTGCGGCATGGCCGTCGTGGCCGCGCTGCGCGTCGCCGAGCGGCTCGGCCCGGACGACGTCGTGGTCGTCCTGCTCCCGGACAGCGGGCGCGGCTACCTCAGCAAGATCTTCAACGACGAGTGGATGGCGGACTACGGCTTCCTGGAGGACGAGGGCCCCAGCGCCCGCGTCGCCGACGTCCTGAGCGACAAGGCCCACGGCGCCATCCCCTCCCTGGTGCACATGCACCCGGAGGAGACCGTCGGCCAGGCCATCGAGGTGCTGCGCGAGTACGGCGTCTCGCAGATGCCGGTCGTCAAGCCGGGCGCCGGCCACCCGGACGTGATGGCCGCCGAGGTCGTCGGGTCGGTCGTGGAACGGGAGCTGCTGGACGCCCTGTTCTCCCAGCGGGCCTCCCTGGAGGACCCGCTGGAGAAGCACATGTCGGAGCCGCTGCCCCAGGTCGGTTCCGGCGAGCCGGTCGGCGACCTGATGTCGGTGCTCGGCTCGGCCGACGCGGCGATCGTCCTGGTCGAGGGCAAGCCCACCGGGGTGGTCAGCCGACAGGACCTGCTGGCCTTCCTGGCCAAGGGCGGCAACAGGTAGCGGACCCGCGGCGAACACGCGGTGACCTCGGCCGATCGGGCCGTGTCGGAAGTGGTACGAGCGCGTCACGCGCGCGCAGCACCCGCTTAACACGGGCCCGGCACAGTAGTGGGTGCCGGCAGGGCGGGAGCGGCTCCCCGCCCGGGCCGGCGCCGAACGGCGCCAAGGACCTCCGGAGCGGCTCCCGGACCTCCACGGACGCCAAGGACGCGCAAGCCCGGTCCTGACCCGGCCCGCGTCCCCCGCGGGGACCGCCGTCGTCCCGCCCCCCGGAAACGGGGGTGCGGCGGTCCCCGCGCAACTCCTCCCCGCCGCCCGCGACCGCCGTCCGGTCCGCTCCCCTGCGGCCGGTCCGCCGTCTCGCCGGGTTCCCCGCGGGCCCGCACGGCGGCGACCGGCTCCTTCGTGAGGTCGGCGTCCCCCGACTCCAGCGGGCTCATGCGGCCACCCCAGGAAGCGCGCCCGGCCGCCGCACCGGGGTGAACCCCCTTTCCCGCGGGGTGGTTCCCGGCCGGACCGCTGCGGTGCCGCCGCTCTCGCTGTATAAAGGTATGCAGATCCGTCACGTGTGAATAGTTGGGTGGTGTCCGCCCGTGTCCCGGCGCCGTACCCTCCCGGACGTCGAGGACACCGGGAGGGGGAGTACGTCATGAGCGCGACCGACAGTGCCGCGACCCGGCTGCAGGCGCTCTTCGAGGGCCACCGGCTCACGCCGACCCAGCGCCGCATCGCCCACAGCATGGTGCGGCGTGCCGCCGACGTGCCCTTCCTGTCCAGCGTGGAGCTGGCGGAGCTGGCCGGGGTCAGCCAGCCGTCGGTGACCCGGTTCGCGGTCGCCCTCGGCTTCGACGGCTATCCGGCCCTGCGCAGGCACCTGCGCGAGGTGGTGCCCGCCGAACCCGCCCCCGAGGCGGGTTCCCACAACGAGTACCAGCAGGCCGTCGAGGCCGAGATCGAGAATCTCAGGCACCTCGCGGAACTGCTCGCCGACCCCCGCCCGGTGCGGGAGGCCGGCCGGGTCCTGGCCGCCTCCCGGCCGCTGCCGGTGCTCGGGCTGCGCGCCGCCGCCTCGCAGGCGTACGGCTTCGCGTACTTCGCCGCCAAGGTCCACCCGGACGTCCGGCTGCTCAACGAGGGCGGCACGATGATCCAGGACCGTCTGGACGCGGCCGTCCGCGCGGGCGCCACCGCGCTGCTGTGCTTCGCGCTGCCCCGGCACCCGCGCGAGGTCGTGGACACCCTCGCCTACGCCAGGGGGGCGGGCCTGACCGTCGTCACGGTCGCCGACTCCGCGTTCGCGCCCGTCGCCGGACACTCCGACCTGCTGCTGCCCGCCGCCGTCGGCACCGGGCTCGCCTTCGACACCGCGTGCGCGCCGATGCTGCTCGGGCGGGTGCTGCTGGAGGCGGTCTGCGACGGCCTGCCGGACGCCCAGGCCCGCCTGGAGGAGTTCGACGCCCACGCGGCGGCCCGCGGACTGTTCGTGGAGTGACCTCCGGGAGGCGGCGGGCCGCCCCTCTCAGACTCGTCTCACGTTCTGCCGTTAACTTGCTGCGCGCAGACACAGGTACCGGATGGAACTCGTGACACGGGGAGGCCGACGTGGCGCGTGGAGGACAGGGGCTGGCCCGGGTGGCCGTCGTCGTACGGGCCGGAGCCGCACCGCTGTGGTGGACCGGGGCGTGCGCCGCGGGGATCGGGGTGCTCCCGCCCGGGCTGACCGGGCGGCGGACCGGGGTCGCGGCGGGGGCGGTGCTGTTCCTGCTCGCCGCGGCCGTCGTGGCGCTGGCGCGGCGCAAGCGGTACGCCCTCCTCGCCCGCGGGGCGGTCCGCGCGGGCAAGTACGACGTCCTGCAGGACCGTGCGGTGACCGTGCGCACCTGGCGCCGGGGGCACCGCTGGTGGCTGCTGCTGGCCTTCGCCGTCGCGCTCGCCGGCTCCTTCGCCGTCCCCGCGGCCGGCGGGATGCTGCTCGCCGGGGCCGGTACCGGGCTGCGGCTGAAGGCCGCCTGGCTCGGCCGGCGGGAACGGGCCGGGGACACGCTGCTGTGGGTGCGCGTCGACTGGCTCGACGAGCGCGGCGGGCGCCCGGCGGGCAGGTCCGTCAAGGGCCTGCGCGGTACGGGCATCGCGGCCGGCGACGCGGCCCCGGGCGGGGCGCGCCGCCGTACCGCCGCGCTCGTGTGACCCGGCGGGCCGGTCAGACCTCCAGCTCCTCCTCGATCCGCTTCAGCCGGTGCCGGGCCATCGCCAGGTTGGCCCGGCCGGAGTCCAGCACCAGGTAGAGGAACAGGCCGTTGCCGCCGCGGCCCTTGAGCAGGCGGATCAGGTGGTACTGGTCGGACAGGGTGATCAGGATGTCCTCGATCTCGGTCTTGAGGCCCAGGTGTTCCATCGTGCGCATCTTGGCGCGGATGACGTCCGTGTTGCCGGCGGCCGCCACGTTCAGGTCGAAGTTCTTGCTGCCGCCCATCGTGCCCAGCGCCATTCCGCTGGTGTAGTCGACGAGCGCGACGCCGGTGGCGCCCTCGATGGAGGTGAGCGCTTCCTCCAGTGCGGCCTCGGTGTTGGCCATGGTGTCCTCTCAGCTGTCGGTTGCGGCGCGCGCGTCGGCGGCCGTGGCGCGCGGCGCGCGCGGGGTGCGGGTGCGGGCCGGCGGGGTCCTGGCGGCGGGTGCGGCCGGGCCGGCGGTCCGGGCCGCGGCCTCGGCGGCGTCCAGCAGCTCTCCCAGGCGGGTCGCGGAGCGGCGGCCCTCCAGGTGCAGCCGGCCCA
This is a stretch of genomic DNA from Streptomyces sp. TG1A-8. It encodes these proteins:
- a CDS encoding acetyl-CoA C-acetyltransferase is translated as MPEAVIVSTARSPIGRAFKGSLKDLRPDDLTATVIQAALAKIPELDPRDIDDLMLGCGLPGGEQGNNLGRIVAVQMGMDHLPGCTITRYCSSSLQTSRMALHAIKAGEGDVFISAGVEMVSRFTKGNSDSLPDTHNPLFAEAEARTAAVAQQEGTTWHDPREDGLVPDAYIAMGQTAENLARWKGVSRQEMDEFGVRSQNLAEEAIKNGFWAREITPVTLPDGTVVGKDDGPRPGVTLEGVQGLKPVFRPDGLVTAGNCCPLNDGAAALVIMSDTKARELGLTALARIVSTGVSGLSPEIMGLGPVEASKQALGRAGLTVGDIDLVEINEAFAAQVIPSYQDLGIDLDKLNVNGGAIAVGHPFGMTGARITGTLINSLQFHDKQFGLETMCVGGGQGMAMVIERLS
- a CDS encoding SGNH/GDSL hydrolase family protein → MTSTSRARVARRIAAGAAYGGGGAGLAGAAAVGLLLAELRQARRRVGNGGGRVPAADGVYGHGYDTPGEPPLRLTMLGDSTAAGQGVHRAGQTPGALLASGLAAVAERPVELRNVALPGARSDDLDRQVALVLSSPAPAPDVCVIMIGANDVTQRMPPTRSVRHLSAAVRRLRTAGAEVVVGTCPDLGTIEPVRQPLRWLARRASRQLAAAQTIGVVGQGGRTVSLGDLLGPEFAANPRELFGPDSYHPSAEGYATAAMAVLPTVCAALGLWPAEEERPDASRREGFLPVARAAAEAASEAGTEVTAAMPTGPRGPWALLKRRRRRRVPEAEPATRPA
- a CDS encoding cystathionine beta-synthase → MRFHDSMISLVGDTPLVRLNNVTKGIQATVLAKVEYFNPGGSVKDRIALRMIEAAEQSGELKPGGTIVEPTSGNTGVGLAIVAQQKGYRCIFVCPDKVSTDKINVLRAYGAEVVVCPTAVAPEHPDSYYNVSDRLVRETPGAWKPDQYSNPNNPLSHYHSTGPELWEQTEGRITHFVAGVGTGGTISGTGRYLKDASDGRVQVVGADPEGSVYSGGSGRPYLVEGVGEDFWPSAYDRAVADEIVAVSDKDSFQMTRRLAKEEGLLVGGSCGMAVVAALRVAERLGPDDVVVVLLPDSGRGYLSKIFNDEWMADYGFLEDEGPSARVADVLSDKAHGAIPSLVHMHPEETVGQAIEVLREYGVSQMPVVKPGAGHPDVMAAEVVGSVVERELLDALFSQRASLEDPLEKHMSEPLPQVGSGEPVGDLMSVLGSADAAIVLVEGKPTGVVSRQDLLAFLAKGGNR
- a CDS encoding MurR/RpiR family transcriptional regulator, which produces MSATDSAATRLQALFEGHRLTPTQRRIAHSMVRRAADVPFLSSVELAELAGVSQPSVTRFAVALGFDGYPALRRHLREVVPAEPAPEAGSHNEYQQAVEAEIENLRHLAELLADPRPVREAGRVLAASRPLPVLGLRAAASQAYGFAYFAAKVHPDVRLLNEGGTMIQDRLDAAVRAGATALLCFALPRHPREVVDTLAYARGAGLTVVTVADSAFAPVAGHSDLLLPAAVGTGLAFDTACAPMLLGRVLLEAVCDGLPDAQARLEEFDAHAAARGLFVE